From Pseudarthrobacter equi, a single genomic window includes:
- a CDS encoding DUF456 domain-containing protein → MTSETVVTILCGLAILVGVAGTIIPVLPGSILIGASLLAWAIWGGAGAAGWVVFAIGIIFVAAGMAAGAVLTGRKLKEHAIPSRSIVVGLVAGVAGMFIIPVVGLFVGFAAGLLLSEVLRTRNLPTAARSSWAALKATGIGMLAEFGLACLAASAWVIGVWIAAVNG, encoded by the coding sequence ATGACTTCCGAGACCGTGGTGACCATCCTGTGCGGCCTTGCGATCCTGGTGGGTGTGGCGGGGACCATCATCCCCGTCCTGCCGGGCAGCATCCTGATCGGGGCCAGCCTGCTGGCGTGGGCCATCTGGGGCGGCGCAGGTGCCGCCGGATGGGTGGTGTTTGCCATCGGCATCATCTTCGTGGCCGCTGGGATGGCCGCCGGCGCCGTGCTCACCGGGCGGAAGCTCAAGGAGCATGCCATTCCCAGCCGCAGCATCGTGGTGGGCCTGGTGGCCGGTGTGGCCGGCATGTTCATCATCCCGGTGGTGGGCCTGTTCGTTGGGTTCGCCGCAGGCCTGCTGCTCAGCGAAGTCCTGCGCACCCGCAACCTGCCCACCGCGGCCCGGTCCAGCTGGGCCGCCCTCAAAGCCACCGGCATCGGGATGCTCGCCGAATTCGGGCTGGCATGCCTGGCCGCCAGCGCCTGGGTCATCGGGGTGTGGATTGCCGCGGTGAACGGGTAG
- a CDS encoding NAD(P)-dependent malic enzyme codes for MSIDAATATDNSAATALTEAEIFDAHQGGKLSIASTVPLSNKRDLSIAYTPGVAEVSRAIHKQPELARTLTWAERLVVVVSDGTAVLGLGNIGASASLPVMEGKSALFKSFGDLDSIPLVLNTSDVDEIVETLVRLRPSFGAVNLEDIAAPRCFELEEKLIEALDCPVMHDDQHGTAVVALAALTNAAKVTGRSLDSLKVVVSGAGAAGIAVAEILLAAGIPDVVLLDSRGVINSTRADLAADTSSKKADIAGRSNPRGVEGGPAEALAGADVFIGVSSSKLDEAHLALMNQDAIVFALSNPDPEVLPEVAAKYAAVVATGRSDFPNQINNVLAFPGIFRGALDAGARRITPAMKLAAANAIAELAAEDLAADYIVPSPLDPRVAPAVTAAVAAAVEAE; via the coding sequence GTGTCCATTGACGCAGCTACAGCCACTGACAATTCCGCAGCCACCGCTCTGACCGAAGCCGAGATCTTCGACGCCCACCAGGGCGGAAAGCTCTCCATCGCCAGCACCGTCCCGCTGTCCAACAAGCGCGACCTGTCCATCGCCTACACCCCCGGTGTGGCCGAGGTCAGCCGCGCCATCCACAAGCAGCCGGAGCTCGCCCGCACCCTGACCTGGGCCGAGCGCCTGGTGGTCGTGGTCAGCGACGGCACCGCAGTCCTGGGCCTGGGCAACATCGGCGCCAGCGCCTCCCTGCCCGTAATGGAGGGCAAGTCCGCACTCTTCAAGAGCTTCGGCGACCTTGATTCCATCCCCCTGGTCCTGAACACCAGCGACGTCGACGAAATCGTGGAGACCCTCGTCCGCCTCCGTCCCAGTTTCGGCGCCGTCAACCTCGAGGACATCGCCGCTCCGCGCTGCTTCGAGCTCGAGGAAAAGCTGATCGAGGCCCTGGACTGCCCGGTCATGCATGATGACCAGCACGGCACAGCCGTGGTGGCACTGGCCGCCCTGACCAACGCCGCCAAGGTGACCGGCCGCAGCCTGGACAGCCTGAAGGTTGTGGTTTCCGGCGCCGGTGCCGCGGGCATTGCCGTCGCCGAAATCCTCCTGGCCGCCGGCATCCCGGATGTCGTCCTGCTGGATTCCCGCGGTGTCATCAACAGCACCCGCGCCGACCTCGCCGCTGACACGTCCAGCAAGAAGGCCGACATCGCGGGCCGCAGCAACCCCCGCGGTGTGGAAGGCGGCCCGGCCGAGGCCCTCGCCGGAGCCGACGTCTTCATCGGAGTTTCCTCCTCCAAGCTGGACGAGGCACACCTTGCCCTGATGAACCAGGACGCCATCGTGTTCGCCCTCTCCAACCCGGACCCCGAGGTCCTTCCTGAGGTCGCCGCCAAGTACGCCGCCGTGGTGGCCACCGGCCGCAGCGACTTCCCCAACCAGATCAACAACGTCCTGGCGTTCCCCGGCATCTTCCGGGGCGCCCTGGACGCCGGCGCACGCCGGATCACCCCGGCCATGAAGCTGGCGGCGGCCAACGCCATCGCCGAGCTCGCCGCCGAGGACCTGGCCGCCGACTACATCGTGCCCAGCCCGCTCGATCCCCGGGTTGCCCCCGCGGTGACCGCGGCCGTCGCCGCAGCGGTGGAAGCGGAGTAG
- a CDS encoding TetR/AcrR family transcriptional regulator, with translation MTETVSDHPPMAPRPTAPRQRLRYARMLEAAASFARKGLDSVDLSEIAEKADVPLGTVYRYFPSPTHLVLALYRHQLEELEAAARRESDRFRGRALPGVVMEIFHMRVMQPAVEQCLSRGVYLPDRDTTSLLRDIDALGEKAVEAAAGDAVAARVLLLSVTGLVQSVRNRRLSLFEAEEDLKKACARLSPAADARFTLHQSA, from the coding sequence ATGACCGAGACTGTTTCAGACCATCCGCCCATGGCCCCCCGGCCCACTGCACCACGCCAGCGCCTTCGCTACGCACGCATGCTCGAAGCCGCTGCTTCCTTTGCCCGGAAGGGCCTGGACTCCGTGGACCTGTCCGAGATCGCCGAGAAGGCAGACGTTCCGCTGGGCACGGTGTACCGCTATTTTCCGTCGCCGACGCACCTGGTCCTGGCCCTGTACCGCCACCAGCTGGAAGAGCTGGAGGCTGCTGCGCGGCGCGAGTCTGACCGGTTCCGCGGCCGCGCCCTCCCCGGTGTCGTGATGGAAATCTTCCACATGCGGGTCATGCAGCCTGCCGTGGAACAGTGCCTGAGTCGCGGCGTCTATCTTCCGGACCGGGACACTACGTCCCTGCTGCGCGACATTGACGCCTTGGGCGAGAAGGCCGTGGAGGCCGCCGCCGGTGATGCCGTGGCGGCCAGGGTCCTGCTGCTGTCTGTCACTGGTCTGGTCCAGTCCGTCCGGAACCGCCGCCTGTCCCTCTTCGAGGCCGAAGAAGACCTCAAAAAGGCCTGCGCCCGGCTCTCTCCAGCCGCGGATGCCCGGTTCACACTCCACCAGTCGGCGTAA
- a CDS encoding MFS transporter: MSMSNTPVPPDVPRTTAAALAEPTQKVTARWVTGLVLVNVGINAAFFGPINVFIAQQATGIDEANKEAIASLVLGCGAAVSLVANPLFGALSDRTVSGFGRRSPWVLAGAILAAAALLAMSGATAVALLVLFWCLVQLGANAAYAAITAAIPDRVPVLQRGGVGGLAALGQTAGILLGAVFGAVVSGNFMVGYWLCAAALLISVLPYLFHRNDPTLPRELRPPFSWGNFLRGFWISPARHPDFAWAWLTRFLVNVCNQLTIVYLIFFLTDVIKHENPALGVLTLTGIYAVLVMITAVIAGPWSDRVGKRKPFVIASSAMIALAGLTMAFFPVWAGALIGAAILGIGFGAYQAVDFALLTQVLPQAADRGKDMGVINVAASLPQVFATGLAYLAVTQFGGYGTLFTTAAVIGLLGAVFVVKIKGVD; encoded by the coding sequence ATGAGCATGTCCAACACACCGGTCCCGCCGGACGTTCCGCGGACCACGGCCGCGGCGCTCGCCGAGCCGACGCAGAAGGTCACCGCGCGCTGGGTCACCGGGCTGGTGCTGGTCAACGTGGGCATCAACGCCGCGTTTTTCGGACCCATCAACGTCTTTATCGCCCAGCAGGCCACGGGCATCGACGAAGCCAACAAGGAGGCCATCGCCTCCCTCGTACTTGGGTGCGGGGCCGCCGTATCCCTGGTGGCCAATCCGCTCTTCGGCGCTCTGTCCGACCGGACGGTCTCGGGTTTCGGCCGGCGTTCCCCCTGGGTGCTGGCGGGTGCCATCCTGGCCGCAGCAGCGTTGCTGGCAATGTCCGGGGCCACGGCTGTCGCCCTGCTGGTCCTGTTCTGGTGCCTGGTCCAGCTGGGCGCCAACGCGGCCTACGCGGCCATCACCGCCGCCATCCCCGACCGCGTGCCGGTGCTGCAGCGCGGCGGCGTGGGGGGACTGGCCGCCCTGGGCCAAACGGCGGGGATCCTCCTCGGCGCAGTCTTCGGGGCGGTGGTTTCCGGCAACTTCATGGTGGGTTACTGGCTGTGCGCGGCCGCCCTGCTGATCTCCGTGCTGCCGTATCTGTTCCACCGGAATGACCCGACGCTGCCCAGGGAGCTCCGCCCGCCGTTCTCGTGGGGCAATTTCCTCCGCGGCTTCTGGATCAGCCCGGCCCGCCACCCGGACTTCGCGTGGGCGTGGCTCACCCGCTTCCTGGTCAACGTCTGCAACCAGCTCACCATCGTCTATCTGATCTTTTTCCTCACGGACGTCATCAAGCATGAGAACCCGGCGCTGGGGGTCCTGACCCTTACCGGCATCTATGCCGTGCTGGTGATGATTACTGCAGTGATCGCAGGGCCGTGGAGCGACAGGGTAGGCAAGCGCAAGCCGTTTGTGATCGCCTCCTCCGCCATGATCGCTTTGGCAGGGCTCACCATGGCCTTCTTCCCCGTGTGGGCCGGCGCCCTGATTGGAGCCGCCATCCTGGGCATCGGCTTCGGCGCCTACCAGGCCGTTGACTTCGCCCTGCTGACGCAGGTGCTCCCGCAGGCCGCGGACCGCGGCAAGGATATGGGGGTCATTAACGTGGCCGCCTCGCTGCCGCAAGTATTCGCGACGGGCCTCGCTTACCTCGCAGTGACGCAGTTCGGCGGGTACGGCACCCTCTTCACCACGGCGGCCGTTATCGGGCTGCTGGGCGCCGTTTTCGTCGTCAAGATCAAGGGCGTGGACTGA
- the rraA gene encoding ribonuclease E activity regulator RraA: protein MNAATTPAINTADLYDERGDELASVALQFQSLGGRTHFSGQARTIRCFQDNALVKSTLATPGNGSVLVVDGGGSLGTALMGDMIAESAVANGWAGVVINGAIRDREAIAKLDLGVKALGSNPRKSAKAGAGEVDVDVVIDGVTIRTGAQIWCDPDGILVEP, encoded by the coding sequence ATGAACGCTGCTACCACCCCTGCCATCAACACGGCGGACCTCTATGACGAGCGCGGCGATGAGCTGGCGTCCGTGGCGCTGCAGTTCCAGTCCCTGGGCGGCCGCACGCACTTCTCCGGGCAGGCCCGGACCATCCGCTGCTTCCAGGACAACGCCCTGGTGAAGTCCACGCTGGCAACCCCCGGTAACGGCAGCGTGCTGGTGGTGGACGGCGGCGGCTCGCTGGGGACCGCCCTGATGGGGGACATGATCGCCGAAAGCGCCGTGGCGAACGGCTGGGCCGGCGTCGTGATCAATGGCGCAATCCGTGACCGCGAAGCCATCGCCAAGCTCGACCTCGGCGTGAAGGCGCTGGGCAGCAACCCCCGGAAGAGTGCCAAGGCGGGGGCGGGCGAAGTGGACGTTGACGTGGTGATCGACGGCGTCACCATCCGCACGGGCGCCCAGATCTGGTGCGACCCGGACGGCATCCTCGTGGAGCCGTAA
- a CDS encoding MDR family MFS transporter gives MSKATAAPGAGDTLTQRQIVTVMVGLMLGMFLASLDQTIVSTSIYTIANDLDGLSLQAWATTAYLITSTVSTPLYGKLSDIFGRRPLYLSAIVIFLAGSVYAGSVHSMTELALARGVQGLGAGGLLALALTIIGDIVSLKDRAKYQGYFMSVFGISSVLGPVVGGAFAGTSNILGFDGWRWVFFINVPIGLAALVVVFLFLHLPAKHLKQKIDYWGAAAITVAIVPLLLVAEQGRSWGWASTNSFLCYGLGVVGIAWFLLAEKRAGDYALIPLRLFSNITFGLSSLLNFIIGIGMFGAIAMLPMYLQLVKGLTPTEAGLMMITFTVGILFGSITAGRTISASGTFRIFPIMGTGILTAAALVMGLSLRVDTALWVPGLIAVFFGVGLGFCMQPLTLAMQTSVPPRDMGVGTSSAAFFRSMGGAVGTAVFISMLFSLAADKIADGMKAATTDAAYLAVLKDPAVAADPANAKLYDFFKNGASNDSLNDTSWLHTANSTLTRPITEGFAGSIDAVMLTAAVLTGIAFLISLALPKKKLTDPNATPPQDNDTLQVPAH, from the coding sequence ATGTCCAAAGCCACTGCCGCACCCGGCGCCGGAGATACCCTGACGCAGCGCCAGATCGTCACCGTGATGGTGGGCCTGATGCTGGGCATGTTCCTGGCCTCGCTGGACCAGACCATCGTGTCCACGTCCATCTACACCATCGCCAATGACCTGGACGGCCTCTCGCTCCAGGCGTGGGCCACCACGGCGTACCTGATCACCTCCACTGTCAGCACCCCGCTGTACGGCAAGCTGAGCGATATTTTCGGCCGCCGGCCCCTCTACCTGAGCGCCATCGTGATCTTCCTGGCGGGCTCGGTCTATGCCGGTTCCGTCCACTCCATGACAGAGCTGGCCCTGGCCCGCGGCGTCCAGGGTCTCGGCGCCGGCGGCCTGCTGGCCCTGGCGCTGACCATCATCGGCGACATTGTCTCGCTCAAGGACCGGGCCAAGTACCAGGGCTATTTCATGTCCGTGTTCGGCATCTCCTCGGTGCTGGGCCCCGTGGTGGGCGGCGCATTCGCCGGAACGTCCAACATCCTGGGCTTTGACGGCTGGCGCTGGGTGTTCTTCATCAACGTGCCCATCGGCCTCGCCGCCCTGGTGGTGGTGTTCCTGTTCCTGCACCTGCCGGCCAAGCACCTGAAGCAGAAGATCGACTACTGGGGCGCGGCAGCCATCACCGTTGCCATCGTCCCGCTGCTCCTGGTGGCCGAGCAGGGCCGCTCCTGGGGCTGGGCGTCCACCAACTCCTTCCTCTGCTACGGCCTGGGCGTGGTGGGCATCGCGTGGTTCCTGCTGGCCGAGAAGCGGGCCGGGGACTACGCGCTGATCCCGCTGCGGCTCTTCAGCAACATCACCTTCGGGCTTTCCTCGCTGCTGAACTTCATCATCGGCATCGGCATGTTCGGCGCCATTGCCATGCTTCCCATGTACCTCCAGCTCGTGAAGGGCCTGACTCCCACCGAGGCCGGCCTGATGATGATCACCTTCACCGTGGGCATCCTGTTCGGGTCCATCACTGCCGGGCGGACCATCTCCGCGTCCGGCACCTTCCGGATCTTCCCCATCATGGGCACGGGAATCCTGACGGCCGCAGCACTGGTCATGGGGTTGTCTCTTCGTGTGGACACGGCCCTGTGGGTTCCCGGACTGATCGCCGTGTTCTTCGGCGTGGGCCTGGGCTTCTGCATGCAGCCGCTCACCCTGGCCATGCAGACCTCCGTCCCCCCGCGTGACATGGGCGTGGGAACGTCCTCCGCCGCCTTCTTCCGCTCCATGGGCGGCGCCGTGGGAACCGCTGTCTTCATCTCCATGCTGTTCAGCCTGGCGGCAGACAAGATCGCCGACGGCATGAAGGCAGCCACCACCGACGCCGCGTACCTTGCCGTCCTGAAGGACCCGGCGGTGGCGGCGGACCCGGCCAACGCCAAGCTGTACGACTTCTTCAAGAACGGCGCGTCCAACGATTCGCTCAACGACACCAGCTGGCTGCACACCGCCAACAGCACCCTGACCCGGCCCATCACCGAGGGCTTCGCCGGTTCGATCGACGCCGTGATGCTGACCGCCGCGGTGCTGACCGGAATCGCGTTCCTCATCAGCCTCGCGCTGCCGAAGAAGAAGCTGACGGACCCCAACGCCACTCCCCCGCAGGACAACGACACCCTGCAGGTCCCCGCCCACTGA
- a CDS encoding sugar porter family MFS transporter: MPTAQEQTKTRIPQRVIWLALAGAVGGFLFGFDSSVVNGAVDAMKGEFALSEAVTGFAVAVALLGCAAGAYLAGKVADKYGRIPAMKLGALLFLVSAIGTGFAFSVWDLIFWRLVGGLGIGLASVIAPAYISEISPRQVRGRLASLQQLAITTGIFAALLSDALLATSARGADQSFWLGIEAWRWMFLAAAVPALVYGWIAFTLPESPRFLVFQGKEEEARKIFDSIAPADDTERHIREIRDAIEEDKIAGQKGSLRGKTFGLQAVVWVGIILSMLQQFVGINVIFYYSTTLWKAVGFREEDSLTISVATSVTNILVTLVAIALVDRIGRRPILLVGSVGMAVSLGAMALAFSSATGSGEDITLPGAWGPVALVAANVFVVSFGASWGPLVWVLLGEIFPSRIRARALGLAAAAQWVANFAITLSFPVMSAVSLPLTYAMYALFAAASFFFVMFKVPETNGMSLEQAETLFVAKGSAKG, encoded by the coding sequence ATGCCCACTGCACAGGAGCAGACCAAGACCCGCATACCGCAGCGGGTGATCTGGCTGGCCCTTGCGGGAGCGGTGGGCGGATTCCTCTTCGGTTTCGATTCGTCCGTGGTGAACGGTGCCGTGGACGCCATGAAGGGCGAGTTCGCGCTCTCCGAAGCGGTGACCGGGTTTGCCGTCGCTGTTGCGCTGCTGGGCTGCGCTGCCGGCGCCTACCTGGCCGGGAAGGTGGCCGACAAATACGGCCGCATCCCCGCCATGAAGCTCGGGGCGCTGCTCTTCCTGGTCAGCGCCATAGGCACCGGCTTCGCGTTCAGCGTGTGGGACCTCATCTTCTGGCGGCTGGTGGGTGGGCTCGGCATTGGCCTCGCCTCCGTGATTGCGCCCGCCTATATCTCCGAGATCTCGCCGCGGCAGGTCCGCGGGCGGCTCGCCTCCCTGCAGCAGCTGGCCATCACCACCGGTATTTTCGCGGCCCTGCTGTCGGACGCCCTCCTGGCAACCAGCGCCCGCGGCGCGGACCAGTCCTTCTGGCTGGGCATCGAGGCGTGGCGCTGGATGTTCCTGGCCGCCGCTGTTCCGGCCCTGGTTTACGGCTGGATTGCCTTCACGCTCCCGGAGTCCCCGCGGTTCCTGGTGTTCCAGGGCAAGGAAGAAGAAGCACGCAAGATCTTCGACAGCATCGCCCCGGCCGATGACACCGAGCGCCACATCCGGGAAATCCGGGATGCCATCGAGGAAGACAAGATCGCCGGTCAGAAGGGCTCGCTGCGCGGCAAGACCTTTGGCCTGCAGGCGGTGGTCTGGGTGGGCATCATCCTCTCCATGCTGCAGCAGTTCGTGGGCATCAACGTGATCTTCTATTACTCCACCACCCTGTGGAAGGCCGTAGGTTTCCGGGAAGAGGATTCCCTGACCATCTCGGTGGCCACGTCCGTCACCAACATCCTGGTCACCCTGGTGGCCATCGCCCTGGTGGACCGGATTGGCCGCCGCCCCATCCTGCTGGTTGGTTCCGTGGGCATGGCCGTATCCCTGGGCGCCATGGCCCTGGCGTTCTCCTCCGCAACCGGATCCGGCGAAGACATCACCCTCCCGGGCGCCTGGGGGCCGGTGGCCCTGGTGGCGGCCAACGTGTTCGTGGTCAGCTTCGGCGCCTCCTGGGGCCCGCTGGTGTGGGTGCTGCTCGGCGAGATTTTCCCGTCCCGCATCCGTGCCCGCGCCCTGGGACTCGCAGCGGCGGCACAATGGGTGGCCAACTTCGCCATCACCCTCAGCTTCCCGGTGATGTCCGCCGTGTCCCTGCCGCTGACCTACGCCATGTACGCGCTGTTCGCCGCGGCATCCTTCTTCTTCGTGATGTTCAAGGTGCCGGAGACCAACGGCATGTCCCTCGAGCAGGCAGAGACCCTGTTCGTGGCGAAGGGCTCGGCGAAGGGCTGA
- a CDS encoding MFS transporter, translating to MNRQADTLQAPGNTLQAEKASFLKQPKAVWATALAAVFAFMGIGLVDPILPAIATNLDASPSEVSLLFTSYFLVTALAMLITGFVSSRIGGKKTLLIGLAIIVVFSSLSGLSGSVDELVGFRAGWGLGNALFVATALAVIVGVASGGAGIAIILYEAALGLGISLGPLLGALLGGWQWRAPFFGTAVLMAAAFIALLTLLPKTPLPERKVRLRDPLLALGHKGLRTTAASGLFYNYGFFTILAFTPFILGMDAYGIGAVFFGWGVAVAVFSVFVAPVLQRRFGAVKVLTGTLFVLLLDLAGLGLAAGHSVAAVVVLVIVAGALLGINNTVYTELAMGVSDSPRPVASSGYNFVRWMGGALAPFMAAQLGEHFGPQVPFFAGAVAMGIAILVAFSGRKYLTAHEPHLV from the coding sequence ATGAACCGCCAAGCAGACACCCTGCAGGCACCCGGGAACACCCTGCAGGCCGAAAAGGCCTCCTTCCTCAAACAGCCAAAAGCTGTGTGGGCCACCGCCCTGGCCGCGGTCTTCGCGTTCATGGGCATCGGCCTAGTGGACCCCATCCTCCCCGCGATCGCCACCAACCTGGACGCCAGCCCCAGCGAGGTTTCGCTGCTGTTCACCAGCTACTTCCTGGTCACCGCCCTGGCGATGCTGATCACCGGCTTCGTCTCATCCCGGATCGGCGGCAAGAAAACCCTGCTGATCGGCCTGGCCATCATCGTGGTGTTCTCTTCGCTCTCCGGACTGTCCGGCAGCGTGGATGAGCTGGTGGGCTTCCGCGCCGGCTGGGGCCTGGGTAACGCCCTCTTCGTCGCCACCGCCCTCGCGGTCATCGTGGGTGTGGCCAGCGGCGGCGCCGGCATCGCCATCATCCTCTACGAGGCCGCACTGGGCCTTGGCATCTCGCTCGGCCCGCTCCTGGGCGCCCTGCTGGGCGGCTGGCAGTGGCGTGCCCCGTTCTTCGGCACGGCCGTCCTGATGGCCGCCGCATTCATCGCCTTGCTGACGCTGCTGCCCAAGACGCCGCTGCCGGAGCGCAAGGTCCGCCTCCGCGACCCGCTGCTGGCACTTGGCCACAAGGGATTGCGTACGACGGCGGCAAGCGGCTTGTTCTACAACTACGGCTTCTTCACCATCCTGGCTTTCACCCCCTTCATCCTGGGCATGGACGCCTACGGAATCGGCGCCGTCTTCTTCGGCTGGGGCGTGGCCGTGGCCGTGTTCTCCGTGTTCGTCGCGCCGGTCCTGCAGCGCCGCTTCGGTGCCGTCAAGGTGCTGACCGGCACCCTGTTCGTCCTGCTGCTGGACCTGGCCGGGCTGGGACTGGCGGCCGGGCACTCGGTGGCTGCCGTCGTCGTACTCGTCATCGTGGCGGGCGCCCTGCTGGGCATCAACAACACCGTCTACACCGAACTTGCCATGGGCGTCTCCGATTCCCCGCGGCCGGTGGCTTCCTCCGGCTACAACTTCGTCCGCTGGATGGGCGGCGCGCTGGCTCCGTTCATGGCCGCGCAACTGGGTGAGCACTTCGGTCCCCAGGTGCCGTTCTTCGCAGGTGCCGTGGCCATGGGAATTGCCATCCTGGTGGCGTTCAGCGGCCGCAAGTACCTCACAGCGCACGAACCGCACCTGGTCTAG
- a CDS encoding MarR family winged helix-turn-helix transcriptional regulator, with the protein MMNENKLQELAAGFREALRHSVYLVRRLDADGDLSAAQLSTLKMLLDDGVRVGEIARNLGVRVPSATEQIIKLERAGLARREPDPADSRAVRVILTAEGRAAVESANQRRNAVMAELLGELTEQDREALAAALPVIDKINASLQN; encoded by the coding sequence ATGATGAACGAGAACAAGCTCCAGGAACTCGCCGCAGGCTTCCGCGAAGCCCTGCGCCACAGCGTCTACCTGGTCCGCCGCCTCGACGCGGACGGAGACCTCAGCGCCGCCCAGCTCAGCACCCTCAAGATGCTGCTGGACGACGGCGTCCGCGTAGGTGAGATCGCCCGCAACCTCGGCGTCAGGGTACCCAGCGCCACCGAGCAGATCATCAAGCTCGAACGCGCCGGGCTGGCCCGCCGCGAACCCGACCCCGCCGACTCCCGCGCCGTCCGCGTCATCCTGACCGCCGAAGGCCGCGCCGCCGTCGAGTCCGCAAACCAGCGGCGCAACGCCGTCATGGCCGAACTCCTCGGCGAACTCACCGAGCAGGACCGTGAAGCGCTGGCGGCGGCGCTGCCCGTCATCGACAAAATCAACGCGTCCCTCCAGAACTGA
- a CDS encoding GNAT family N-acetyltransferase, whose translation MSETAGAPEPLLTADVERGTFRLRHATRADLPAVVQLLADDALGAGREAGQDMAPYERAFDAIDGDPRHMLVVGELVPLGEASGPVVATFQLSFLPGISRQGSWRSQIEGVRVAGTLRGQGIGNLMIQWAIGESRRQGCSLVQLTTHKTRTAAQRFYQRLGFEGSHEGMKLTL comes from the coding sequence GTGAGTGAAACCGCTGGTGCCCCGGAACCTTTACTGACCGCCGACGTCGAGCGCGGGACTTTCCGCCTCCGCCACGCCACGCGGGCGGACCTGCCCGCCGTCGTGCAGCTCCTCGCCGACGACGCCCTGGGCGCGGGCCGCGAGGCGGGCCAGGACATGGCGCCCTACGAACGGGCCTTTGACGCGATCGACGGCGACCCCCGCCACATGCTCGTTGTAGGCGAGCTGGTGCCACTCGGCGAAGCCTCTGGGCCGGTGGTTGCCACGTTCCAGCTGAGCTTCCTCCCCGGCATCTCGCGGCAAGGGTCGTGGCGCTCGCAGATCGAGGGCGTGCGGGTGGCCGGCACTCTCCGGGGCCAGGGCATCGGCAACCTGATGATCCAGTGGGCCATCGGCGAGTCCAGGCGCCAGGGCTGTTCGCTGGTGCAGCTGACCACGCACAAGACGCGGACGGCTGCCCAGCGGTTCTACCAGCGCCTCGGGTTTGAAGGCTCACACGAGGGCATGAAGCTCACGCTCTAA
- a CDS encoding iron ABC transporter ATP-binding protein codes for MTIAVRNVSKSYGGQTVLDDVSCEIPQGGITSIIGPNGAGKSTLLSLISRLQPLGSGEVSVGGLDIASTDSRQLARTMAILRQENHLTMRLTVRDLVAFGRFPHSGGRPTVEDLAKVEEAIAHLDLTPMADKFVDELSGGQRQRAFIAMVLAQDTQYLLLDEPLNNLDMKHSVEMMRLLRRLADDFGKTIVIVVHDINFASCYSDTILAMKDGRLIHQGSPRQIMQQAMLRDVYDIDIRIEEIGAHRIGVYFT; via the coding sequence ATGACCATCGCGGTCCGCAACGTCTCCAAAAGCTACGGCGGCCAGACGGTCCTCGACGACGTCAGCTGCGAGATTCCGCAGGGCGGCATCACCTCGATCATCGGACCCAACGGCGCGGGCAAATCCACCCTGCTCTCACTGATCAGCCGGCTGCAGCCGCTGGGCTCAGGTGAGGTTTCCGTGGGCGGCCTGGACATCGCGTCCACGGACAGCCGCCAGCTGGCCCGGACCATGGCCATCCTCCGCCAGGAGAACCACCTCACCATGCGGCTCACCGTCCGCGACCTGGTGGCCTTCGGCCGGTTCCCCCACTCCGGCGGGCGGCCTACGGTGGAGGACCTCGCCAAGGTGGAAGAGGCCATCGCGCACCTGGACCTGACGCCCATGGCGGACAAGTTCGTGGACGAGCTCTCCGGCGGCCAGCGGCAGCGGGCCTTCATTGCCATGGTGCTGGCCCAGGACACGCAGTACCTGCTCCTGGACGAGCCCCTGAACAACCTGGACATGAAGCACTCGGTGGAGATGATGCGGCTCCTGCGGCGCCTCGCCGACGACTTCGGCAAGACCATCGTGATCGTGGTCCACGACATCAACTTCGCCTCCTGCTACTCGGACACCATCCTGGCCATGAAGGACGGCAGGCTGATCCACCAGGGCAGCCCGCGGCAGATCATGCAGCAGGCCATGCTCCGCGACGTCTACGACATCGACATCCGCATCGAGGAGATCGGCGCGCACCGGATCGGCGTCTACTTCACCTGA